A segment of the Zonotrichia leucophrys gambelii isolate GWCS_2022_RI unplaced genomic scaffold, RI_Zleu_2.0 Scaffold_128_129040, whole genome shotgun sequence genome:
ACGATGACCTCAAGGATGACCTTGGTGGCCACCAAACCTACAAGACCAAGGACAGGTTTGGCCTCAGCAACGACCTCAACGATGACCTTGGTGGCTACAAGGCCAAGGACAGGTTCAACCTTGGCAATGACCTCAACGATGACCTCATCGATGACCACCAGACCTTCAAGACCAAGGACAGATATGGGTTTGGCAATGACCTCAACGATGACCTCGATGACCACCAAACCTACAGGACCAGGGACAGATTTGGCCTCAACAACGACCTCAACGATGACTTTGACGTCTACAAATCCAAGGACAGGTTCAACCTCGATGGCTACAAGGGCGGCTACGACGCCAACGACGCCAACGAGGTCTTCAAGGTCAACCGGCGCTTCAAGCTCCGAGGCGGCGCCAACGATGACCTGAAGGCCAACGATGACCTCGGTGACAACTTCAAGATCAGGGGCGGCTTGGACGACCTCAACGGCGGCTTGGAGGACAACGAGATCCTCCCGGCGCGTGGCCACCGCGGCAACCGGATCGCCACggcttcatcatcatcatcatcatcatcttcagaGGTGACCACCGGCGATTCCGAGGAGGTGTCACCACAAGACCCGGCCGAGGTGGACGAGCTGGACCCCGGCACCATCGACCAACTGATCGAGCTGTCCAGCAAGCTCCACCTGCCGGCCGACGACGTGGTGGACATCATCCACGACGTGGAGCAGAAACGCAAAGAGGAGGAGGCCACGGGCTTGGGCATGGCCATGGCGGCCATGGGCGTGGTGGCACCGGCCGTGGATGAGGAgacgccgccgccgccgccgaaGGTGCCGGGTCggctccccaaatccaggatcCGGCCGCCGGAGCAGACGCCGGCCAGGACTTTGGTGCCGCGGcgtccgccgccgccgctgagGGATCGC
Coding sequences within it:
- the LOC135460929 gene encoding DEAD-box ATP-dependent RNA helicase rde-12-like yields the protein MTPPPRPLRSAALLLSITLLVQSRPQPTPGPPRTTPTTTTPPTSPPTPHSISKRSPPSSSSSSSHPSDVLKELQELGRLRAEAKRDRQRDRERERELGWASSRQLRQQQSLEHRLLERRYQELAESRRQAQAARKAAAEEERLADLASDLLLRYLLRGPGGVVAEDKRSEEEEEEEEEEEGFGGGKDGFGGEEEDEEFGGYKRKDGFGGGDLNDLGGYKGKDRFGLGEDINDELGGHQSYKSRFGLSNDLNDDLNDDLGGYKTKDRFGLGDDLNDDLKDDLGGHQTYKTKDRFGLSNDLNDDLGGYKAKDRFNLGNDLNDDLIDDHQTFKTKDRYGFGNDLNDDLDDHQTYRTRDRFGLNNDLNDDFDVYKSKDRFNLDGYKGGYDANDANEVFKVNRRFKLRGGANDDLKANDDLGDNFKIRGGLDDLNGGLEDNEILPARGHRGNRIATASSSSSSSSSEVTTGDSEEVSPQDPAEVDELDPGTIDQLIELSSKLHLPADDVVDIIHDVEQKRKEEEATGLGMAMAAMGVVAPAVDEETPPPPPKVPGRLPKSRIRPPEQTPARTLVPRRPPPPLRDRQVEKYLERVLGSPPRGYP